In one window of Harpia harpyja isolate bHarHar1 chromosome 11, bHarHar1 primary haplotype, whole genome shotgun sequence DNA:
- the NCLN gene encoding nicalin isoform X2, which yields MLEEAGEVLESVLKASCLPLSFLLFVPAVLLLLGPPPAAEAAHEFTVYRMQQYELGGQPYGTRSAVLNTEARTVEADVLSRRCVMMRLVDFSYEQYQKALRQSAGAVVIILPRSISSVPQDVVRQFMEIEPEMLAMETIVPVYFAVEDEELLSIYEQTRAASASQGSASAAEVLLHTATANGFQMVTSGAQSKAINDWLIPSVEGRLTGLGGEDLPTVVIVAHYDSFGVAPWLSHGADSNGSGISVLLELARLFSRLYTYRRTHAGYNLLFFASGGGKFNYQGTKRWLEDNLDHTDSSLLQDNVAFVLCLDTLGRGDSLHLHVSKPPKEGTLQHAFLRELEMVVASQFPEVKFSMVHKKINLAEDMLAWEHERFAIRRLPAFTISHLESHRDSLRNSIMDRRARIDTKALTRNTRIIAEALTRVIYNLTEKGAPADLQIFTDQMIQQEQLESVMDWLSSQPRAAQLIDKDSTFLNTLEYYMGRYLKDVKQHHVKADKRDPEFVFYDQLKQVMNAYRVKPAIFDLLLAVCIAAYLGVAYVAVQHFGLLYKMIQRLSLKTKHQ from the exons atGCTGGAGGAGGCGGGCGAGGTGCTGGAGTCGGTGCTGAAGGCCTCATGCCTGCCGCTCAGCTTCCTGCTCTTCGTGCCCGCTGTGCTTCTGCTCCtgggcccgccgcccgccgccgagGCCGCCCACGAGTTCACGGTCTACCGCATGCAGCAGTACGAGCTGGGCGGGCAGCCCTACG GCACCAGGAGCGCAGTGCTTAACACAGAAGCCCGCACTGTAGAAGCAGATGTCCTGAGCCGCCGCTGTGTCATGATGCGGCTGGTGGATTTCTCCTATGAGCAGTACCAGAAGGCTCTCCGCCAGTCAGCTGGTGCTGTGGTGATCATCTTGCCACGATCTATCTCTTCTGTCCCACAGGATGTTGTAAGG CAATTCATGGAGATAGAGCCGGAAATGCTTGCTATGGAAACCATTGTGCCAGTCTACTTTGCAGTGGAAGATGAAGAGCTGCTGTCTATCTATGAACAAACGCGGGCTGCTTCTGCATCGCAGGGTTCTGCCTCGGCTGCAGAAG TTCTGCTGCACACAGCAACTGCCAATGGCTTCCAGATGGTGACCAGTGGGGCTCAAAGCAAAGCTATCAATGACTGGCTCATACCCAGTGTGGAG GGAAGGCTGACTGGGCTGGGTGGAGAAGACCTGCCCACTGTTGTGATAGTTGCCCACTATGACTCTTTTGGAGTGGCTCCA TGGCTGTCACATGGTGCTGACTCCAATGGCAGTGGTATCTCAGTGCTACTGGAACTAGCCAGGCTGTTTTCCCGGCTCTACACCTACAGACGTACCCATGCTGG GTATAACTTGCTGTTCTTTGCATCTGGAGGTGGCAAGTTTAATTATCAAGGAACCAAGCGGTGGCTAGAAGACAATTTGGACCACACTG ATTCCAGCCTGCTGCAGGACAACGTAGCATTTGTTCTCTGCCTTGATACTCTGGGCCGAGGCGATAGCCTTCATCTCCATGTCTCAAAGCCTCCCAAGGAGGGGACCTTGCAGCATGCGTTTCTGAGAGAACTGGAGATg GTTGTTGCCAGCCAGTTCCCAGAGGTGAAGTTTTCTATGGTGCACAAGAAGATAAACTTGGCTGAAGACATGCTGGCATGGGAGCATGAGCGTTTTGCAATCCGACGCTTGCCAGCATTCACCATCTCCCATCTGGAGAGCCACCGGGACAGCCTACGCAACAGCATCATGGATAGGAG GGCACGAATAGACACTAAGGCACTAACGAGGAACACTAGGATCATTGCTGAGGCTTTGACAAGGGTCATCTACAACCTAACAGAAAAG ggAGCACCTGCAGATCTGCAGATCTTCACAGATCAGATG ATCCAGCAGGAGCAACTAGAATCAGTGATGGACTGGCTGAGCAGtcagcccagggctgcccagctgaTTGATAAAGACAGCACCTTCCTCAACACCTTAGAATATTATATGGGTCGCTACCTGAAGGATGTCAAACAGCATCATGTAAAGGCAGACAAACG GGACCCTGAGTTTGTTTTCTATGACCAGCTGAAACAGGTGATGAACGCATACAG GGTCAAGCCAGCAATCTTTGACCTGCTTCTGGCTGTCTGTATCGCAGCCTACCTTGGTGTTGCCTATGTTGCAGTGCAG caCTTTGGTCTCCTTTACAAGATGATACAGAGATTATCCCTTAAAACCAAACATCAGTGA
- the NCLN gene encoding nicalin isoform X1 → MLEEAGEVLESVLKASCLPLSFLLFVPAVLLLLGPPPAAEAAHEFTVYRMQQYELGGQPYGTRSAVLNTEARTVEADVLSRRCVMMRLVDFSYEQYQKALRQSAGAVVIILPRSISSVPQDVVRQFMEIEPEMLAMETIVPVYFAVEDEELLSIYEQTRAASASQGSASAAEVLLHTATANGFQMVTSGAQSKAINDWLIPSVEGRLTGLGGEDLPTVVIVAHYDSFGVAPWLSHGADSNGSGISVLLELARLFSRLYTYRRTHAGYNLLFFASGGGKFNYQGTKRWLEDNLDHTDSSLLQDNVAFVLCLDTLGRGDSLHLHVSKPPKEGTLQHAFLRELEMVVASQFPEVKFSMVHKKINLAEDMLAWEHERFAIRRLPAFTISHLESHRDSLRNSIMDRRARIDTKALTRNTRIIAEALTRVIYNLTEKGAPADLQIFTDQMQIQQEQLESVMDWLSSQPRAAQLIDKDSTFLNTLEYYMGRYLKDVKQHHVKADKRDPEFVFYDQLKQVMNAYRVKPAIFDLLLAVCIAAYLGVAYVAVQHFGLLYKMIQRLSLKTKHQ, encoded by the exons atGCTGGAGGAGGCGGGCGAGGTGCTGGAGTCGGTGCTGAAGGCCTCATGCCTGCCGCTCAGCTTCCTGCTCTTCGTGCCCGCTGTGCTTCTGCTCCtgggcccgccgcccgccgccgagGCCGCCCACGAGTTCACGGTCTACCGCATGCAGCAGTACGAGCTGGGCGGGCAGCCCTACG GCACCAGGAGCGCAGTGCTTAACACAGAAGCCCGCACTGTAGAAGCAGATGTCCTGAGCCGCCGCTGTGTCATGATGCGGCTGGTGGATTTCTCCTATGAGCAGTACCAGAAGGCTCTCCGCCAGTCAGCTGGTGCTGTGGTGATCATCTTGCCACGATCTATCTCTTCTGTCCCACAGGATGTTGTAAGG CAATTCATGGAGATAGAGCCGGAAATGCTTGCTATGGAAACCATTGTGCCAGTCTACTTTGCAGTGGAAGATGAAGAGCTGCTGTCTATCTATGAACAAACGCGGGCTGCTTCTGCATCGCAGGGTTCTGCCTCGGCTGCAGAAG TTCTGCTGCACACAGCAACTGCCAATGGCTTCCAGATGGTGACCAGTGGGGCTCAAAGCAAAGCTATCAATGACTGGCTCATACCCAGTGTGGAG GGAAGGCTGACTGGGCTGGGTGGAGAAGACCTGCCCACTGTTGTGATAGTTGCCCACTATGACTCTTTTGGAGTGGCTCCA TGGCTGTCACATGGTGCTGACTCCAATGGCAGTGGTATCTCAGTGCTACTGGAACTAGCCAGGCTGTTTTCCCGGCTCTACACCTACAGACGTACCCATGCTGG GTATAACTTGCTGTTCTTTGCATCTGGAGGTGGCAAGTTTAATTATCAAGGAACCAAGCGGTGGCTAGAAGACAATTTGGACCACACTG ATTCCAGCCTGCTGCAGGACAACGTAGCATTTGTTCTCTGCCTTGATACTCTGGGCCGAGGCGATAGCCTTCATCTCCATGTCTCAAAGCCTCCCAAGGAGGGGACCTTGCAGCATGCGTTTCTGAGAGAACTGGAGATg GTTGTTGCCAGCCAGTTCCCAGAGGTGAAGTTTTCTATGGTGCACAAGAAGATAAACTTGGCTGAAGACATGCTGGCATGGGAGCATGAGCGTTTTGCAATCCGACGCTTGCCAGCATTCACCATCTCCCATCTGGAGAGCCACCGGGACAGCCTACGCAACAGCATCATGGATAGGAG GGCACGAATAGACACTAAGGCACTAACGAGGAACACTAGGATCATTGCTGAGGCTTTGACAAGGGTCATCTACAACCTAACAGAAAAG ggAGCACCTGCAGATCTGCAGATCTTCACAGATCAGATG CAGATCCAGCAGGAGCAACTAGAATCAGTGATGGACTGGCTGAGCAGtcagcccagggctgcccagctgaTTGATAAAGACAGCACCTTCCTCAACACCTTAGAATATTATATGGGTCGCTACCTGAAGGATGTCAAACAGCATCATGTAAAGGCAGACAAACG GGACCCTGAGTTTGTTTTCTATGACCAGCTGAAACAGGTGATGAACGCATACAG GGTCAAGCCAGCAATCTTTGACCTGCTTCTGGCTGTCTGTATCGCAGCCTACCTTGGTGTTGCCTATGTTGCAGTGCAG caCTTTGGTCTCCTTTACAAGATGATACAGAGATTATCCCTTAAAACCAAACATCAGTGA
- the LOC128148367 gene encoding activated RNA polymerase II transcriptional coactivator p15-like: MPKAKDLAGASSSESGPEEEEGKKRKKEMSSKSEKRLKTEAKPSKVTEKPPGQGSEEEGMFQIGKMRYVRVSCFKGKVLVDIREFYTDKEGDMKPGRKGIALSAEQWNQLKEIVPEIDAAVKKL, from the exons ATGCCCAAGGCCAAGGACTTGGCGGGGGCGAGCAGCTCGGAGAGCGgaccggaggaggaggaggggaag aaaagaaagaaagaaatgtcttctaagtcagagaaaaggctgaaaacagAGGCCAAGCCTTCAAAGGTGACAGAAAAACCTCCGGGGCAAGGTAGTGAAGAGGAGGGCATGTTCCAG ATTGGGAAGATGCGTTATGTCAGAGTGTCCTGCTTCAAGGGGAAGGTCCTCGTGGACATCAGGGAGTTTTACACTGACAAGGAGGGCGACATGAAACCGGGGAGGAAAG GGATTGCCTTGTCTGCAGAGCAGTGGAACCAGCTGAAGGAGATCGTTCCTGAGATCGATGCTGCAGTAAAGAAATTATGA